In Armatimonadota bacterium, one genomic interval encodes:
- the purL gene encoding phosphoribosylformylglycinamidine synthase subunit PurL, giving the protein MIEPAVYRELGLKDEEYQRIEQLLGREPTPTELAMFSVEWSEHCGYPRSRPLLGLLPREGKFAPQVAGDAGGVEIAPGITVLFKLESHNHPSQVEPKQGAATGVGGIIRDIFTMGARPIACLNSLRFGELETSLARFLFTGVVDGIQFYGNCVGVPTVGGEVYFNRCYRGNCLVNVMCVGVVPTDRIVLGRADGPGNAVMYVGSSTGRDGIGGCSVLASHEFGADEEKRPTVQIGDPFTEKCLIEACLEALDTGAIVGMKDMGAAGLTCTTCEMAAAAGTGMDVDLALVPRREAGMEPYELMMSESQERMLLAVKAGGEDRVAAIFHKWDLNAVVIGRVTDDGILRVRDNGKVVAEMDAQELASPPTYDMPVEEPPHLREVQARDLSALRLPRDYGRVLLDLLASPNLASKRWVWEQYDHMVQVNTVVLPGGDAAVLRIKGTPHGIAVTTDCNSRYCYLDPYVGAQIAVAEAARNVVCTGAEPAGITDGLNFGNPEKPDRFWQFRRAVEGLVAACRAFRLPVVSGNVSFYNESQADAIYPTPVIGLVGVIEDLERRATIDFKEAGDEIILLGESRDELGGSEYLALAHGLEAGHPPALDLGREQAVQAACLAAIRAGLVRSAHDCADGGLAVALAEMCIRGNLGAEIRLPAGPADIRLDAALFGESQSRIVLAVRPQEVEAVTRIAESQGAPWALIGKVGGDSLRIESASGAGIIDLPVAEMEPAYEGAIPGLMG; this is encoded by the coding sequence ATGATCGAACCCGCTGTCTATCGCGAGTTGGGCCTCAAGGACGAGGAATACCAGCGAATCGAGCAGTTGCTGGGGCGGGAGCCGACGCCGACGGAGCTGGCGATGTTCTCGGTCGAGTGGTCGGAGCACTGCGGCTACCCGCGCTCGCGGCCGCTGCTGGGACTGCTGCCGCGCGAGGGCAAGTTCGCACCCCAGGTCGCGGGCGACGCGGGGGGGGTCGAGATCGCCCCCGGCATCACCGTCCTGTTCAAGCTCGAAAGCCACAACCACCCCTCCCAGGTCGAGCCCAAGCAGGGCGCGGCCACCGGCGTGGGGGGGATCATCCGCGACATCTTCACCATGGGCGCGCGCCCCATCGCCTGCCTCAACTCGCTGCGCTTCGGCGAGCTGGAGACCAGCCTGGCCCGGTTCCTTTTCACGGGCGTGGTGGACGGCATCCAGTTCTACGGCAACTGCGTCGGCGTCCCCACCGTCGGCGGCGAGGTCTATTTCAACCGCTGCTACCGCGGCAACTGCCTGGTCAATGTCATGTGCGTCGGCGTCGTCCCCACCGACCGCATCGTCCTCGGCCGCGCCGACGGCCCCGGCAACGCGGTCATGTACGTCGGCTCCTCCACCGGGCGCGACGGCATCGGCGGCTGCAGCGTGCTGGCCAGCCACGAGTTCGGCGCGGACGAGGAGAAGCGCCCGACGGTGCAGATCGGCGATCCCTTTACCGAGAAGTGCCTGATCGAGGCCTGCCTGGAGGCGCTGGATACCGGCGCCATCGTCGGCATGAAGGACATGGGCGCGGCAGGGCTGACCTGCACCACCTGCGAGATGGCCGCCGCCGCCGGCACGGGCATGGATGTGGATCTCGCGCTGGTGCCGCGGCGCGAGGCGGGCATGGAACCCTACGAGCTGATGATGTCGGAGTCCCAGGAGCGGATGCTCCTCGCGGTTAAGGCCGGCGGGGAAGATCGCGTCGCCGCCATTTTCCACAAGTGGGACCTCAACGCGGTCGTCATCGGCCGCGTCACCGACGACGGCATCCTGCGCGTCCGCGACAACGGCAAGGTCGTGGCCGAGATGGACGCGCAAGAGCTCGCCAGCCCGCCTACCTATGACATGCCGGTCGAGGAGCCGCCGCACCTGCGCGAGGTACAGGCCCGCGACCTGTCGGCGCTGCGGCTGCCCCGGGACTACGGTCGCGTCTTGCTCGACCTGCTGGCGAGCCCCAACCTCGCCAGCAAGCGCTGGGTGTGGGAGCAGTACGACCACATGGTGCAGGTTAACACCGTCGTCTTGCCCGGCGGTGACGCGGCGGTGCTGCGCATCAAGGGCACGCCCCACGGGATCGCGGTGACCACCGACTGCAACAGCCGCTACTGCTATCTCGATCCCTACGTCGGCGCGCAGATCGCGGTCGCCGAGGCCGCGCGCAACGTCGTCTGCACCGGCGCCGAGCCGGCGGGCATCACCGACGGCCTCAACTTCGGCAACCCCGAGAAGCCCGACCGCTTCTGGCAGTTCCGCCGCGCGGTAGAGGGGCTGGTGGCGGCCTGTCGCGCCTTCCGTCTGCCGGTGGTGAGCGGCAATGTCAGCTTCTACAACGAGAGTCAGGCCGACGCGATCTACCCCACGCCGGTGATCGGCCTGGTGGGGGTGATCGAAGACCTTGAGCGCCGCGCGACGATTGATTTCAAGGAGGCGGGCGACGAGATTATCCTGCTCGGTGAGAGCCGCGACGAGCTGGGCGGCAGCGAGTACCTGGCCCTCGCCCACGGGCTGGAGGCGGGTCATCCCCCGGCGCTCGACCTGGGGCGCGAGCAGGCGGTGCAGGCGGCGTGCCTGGCGGCGATCCGCGCGGGGCTGGTGCGCTCGGCCCACGATTGCGCGGACGGCGGGCTGGCGGTGGCGCTGGCGGAAATGTGCATCCGCGGCAACCTCGGCGCGGAAATCAGGCTCCCTGCGGGCCCGGCAGACATTCGCCTCGACGCCGCGCTCTTCGGCGAGAGCCAATCGCGCATCGTCCTGGCGGTGCGCCCGCAGGAGGTGGAGGCGGTAACCCGCATCGCCGAGTCCCAGGGCGCGCCGTGGGCGCTCATTGGCAAGGTCGGCGGCGACAGCCTGCGCATTGAATCAGCTTCCGGCGCGGGTATCATTGACTTGCCGGTGGCCGAGATGGAACCGGCCTACGAGGGCGCGATCCCGGGGTTGATGGGGTAG